The Phaeobacter gallaeciensis DSM 26640 genomic sequence GATATCTGGCGATCCCCGGGCCTTCGGTCATACCGGATGCGGTGTTGCAGGCGATGCACCGCCCGTCGCCTAATATCTACGCCGGAGAGCTGGTGGAGATGACTGCAACGCTGATCCCTGATCTGCGCCGGGTTGCGCGCACGGATCATAATGTGGCGATCTATATCTCCAACGGCCATGGCGCCTGGGAGGCGGCGTTGCAGAACACCCTAAGGCCCGGCGACACCGTGCTGGTGGCCTCCTCCGGGCGCTTTGCCATCGGCTGGTCCGAAATGGCGGAGGCCCTGGGGATCGAGGTTGAGCTGTTGGATTTCGGCACCGGTGCGCCCTGGGACATGGACCGCATCGCCAGCCATCTGGCCGCAGACCGTGCGCATCGGATCAAGGCGGTTCTGGCAGTGCATGTGGATACCTCCAGCTCCATCCGCAACGATGTGGCGGCGATGCGTGCGGCGCTGGATGCCTGCGATCACCCTGCGCTGCTGATGGCCGATTGCATTGCCTCGCTTGGCTGTGACCGGTTTGAGATGGACGCCTGGGGCGTCGATGTAATGGTCTCGGCCTGCCAAAAAGGGTTGATGGTGCCTGCGGGCATGGGGTTTGTGTTCTTCAGCCCCAAGGCCGCGGAGGCGCGGTCCCGTCTGCCACGGGTCAGCCGCTACTGGGACTGGCAGCCGCGCGCCAACCCGGAAGAATTCTACCAGTATTTTGGCGGCACCGCACCGACGCATCATCTGTATGGCCTGCGGGCCGCGCTGGATCTGGTCCACGCGGAGGGGATGGAGGCGGTCTGGGCGCGGCATCATCATCTGGCGCGCGCGATCTGGGCGGCATGTGACGCCTGGGGCGCTGGCGGTCCGTTGCGGATGAATGTGCAGGACGAGGGCTTGCGCTCCAATGCGGTGACATCGCTGCATCTGGGCGGGGATCACGCCACCCGCCTGCGCGCTTGGGTGGAGCAGACCCTGGGGCTGACGCTGGGCATCGGTCTTGGCATGGCGCCGCCTAATAGCCCGGAGTGGCACGGCTTCCTGCGGCTGGGCCATATGGGCCATGTGAACGGTCAGATGATCATGGGGCTATTGGGCGGTGTTGATGCCGGGCTGAAAGCGCTGGAGATCCCGCATGGATCCGGTGCGCTGGAGGCCGCGGCATCGGTGATCGCCGGGGCTGGCAGCATGGAAACCAAAGCGCCCTCAGGTCGCAGCTGCTGCGGCTGATCCGCAGCAGGTCTTGCGCCGCGCCTCAGCCGTTGCGCGCCCGCGCCAGTGCGACGGGCAGCGCGCGGGCAAAAGCGTTGAGCTGATCCTCCGGCCCGCAACTCACTCGGATGCAGCGGTTTTGCGGCGCGGCAAAGGGCATCCGCACAAACACGCCCTGATCCACCAGACCGTCCAGTACAGTCTTGGCAAATGCGCCGTCTCTGCCGCAGTCGATGGCCACAAAATTGGTGGCTGAGGGCAGGGGCGTCAGCCCATTGTCACGGGCAATTTCACCAATCCGGTCGCGGGCGGTACTGATGCGGTCCAGAACCTCAACGAGCCAGTCCTGATCCTGCAGGGCCGCCAGCGCGCCAATCTGGGCGGTGCGGTTCATGCCGAAATGGTTGCGCACCTTGTTGAAGGCGGCGATCAGTTCCGCCTCTGCCAGCACATAGCCCACCCGCGCCCCGGCCATGCCATAGGCCTTGGAAAACGTCCGCGTACGGATCACGCGCGGATCATCGATGTCGATGGGCAGGGCAGTGCCCTCCGGCGCGCAGTCGATATAGGCCTCGTCCAAGAGTAGCAGGCAGCCTTCTGGCAGGGCATCCATCGCCGCCAGCAGGTCGGCGCCGCTGTGCCAGCTGCCCATCGGGTTGTCGGGATTGGCCAGGTAGACCAGCTTGGCACCCACATCCGCTGCCCTGGCGAAGAGCGCCACGGGGTCTTCGTGGTTGCCCTTGTAAGGCACAGTATGCAGCACCCCGCCAAAACCCGCGACATGGTAGTTAAACGTCGGATAGGCCCCAAGCGAGGTCACCACCGGATCACCTTCGCCAATCAGCAACCGCACCAGATAGCCGAGCAGCCCGTCGATGCCCTCGCCAATCATGATGTTCTTAGGCGCGATCCCGTGGTGGGCGGCCAGCGCTGCGCGCAGCTCGTGGCTCTCGGCGTCGCCATATTTCCAGATCTCGCCGAGCGAATCCTGCATCGCGGCAATCGCTTTGGGAGAGGGGCCAAAGATATTCTCGTTTGCGCCCAGCCGTGCCTTGAACACCGCGCCGCGCTGGCGCTCTTGGGTTTCCGGCCCGACAAAAGGGACTGAGGCAGGGAGGGACTGGGCAAGCGGGGTGTAGCGTGGCTGTGTCATGGGAGCAGATAACGTGATCGGAGGCTGCCGGGCAAGCGCCGGCGACAGCCTGCGGTTTTGCCCCGGCGTTACGCTGGATCACCGCTGGGATCCGGGGCAGTCTGCGGCCAAGAGAATGTCCGAGAAAGAGGGGGCCGACATGGCACGGGTATCGGTAGAGATTGAAGACCATATCGCAAGGGTGACGCTGACCCGCGGCGACAAGATGAACGCGCTGGACAGCCAGATGATCGAGGAGATCATCGCCGCGGGCGAAAGCCTGATGGACAGTAAGGCGCGGGTGGTCGTGCTCTCGGGCGAGGGCAAGGCGTTTTGCGCCGGGCTTGATCTGATGAGCTTTGCCCAGATGGGGCTGCAAAACCCCGAAGAGTGGCTGATGAGCCGCTCTCACGGTGATGCCAATCAGGTGCAACAGGTGGCGATGGTCTGGCGCCGTCTGCCGATGCCGGTGATTGCGGCGATCAATGGCGTTGCCTTTGGCGGCGGGCTGCAATTGGCGCTCGGGGCTGATATCCGCATTGCTGCGCCGGATGCAGGGTTTTCTGTGATGGAGATGAAATGGGGTATCGTGCCGGACATGGGGGGCATGGTGCTGCTGCCGCAGCTGTTGAGGTCCGATGTACTGCGCAGACTGACCTATACGGCGGAGAAAGTCTCGGCGCCGCAGGCGCTGGACTGGGGGCTGGTTACGGAACTGGCCGAGGACCCCGTCGCCCGCGCCCATGAGCTGGCGACTGTGATTGCAGGCCAAAGCCCGGCCGCCATCCGCGCGGCCAAAGCGCTGATCGAGACAGCTGAGGCCAGCACTGACCGCGCCGAGGTGCTGCTGGAGGAATCCCGCGTGCAGGTCGGTCTAATCGGTAAGCCGGAACAGATGGAGGTGGTTGCCGCCCAGATGCAGAAACGCGCACCCAAATTCGACTGAGCCAGACATAGTCCGATCTTGAAATGAAAGAGAGCCGCGCCGGGATCTGACCAGCGCGGCTCTTTCCTTAGTGTCTTGCCCCGTCAGGGGCGCGCGTCAGATCGAGGCGCGGTAGATTTTGTCGATGTTGGAACCGAGTGCCGCGTTATAATCATCATCGCTCATGGTCACGTTCAGACCTTCGGTCAGGGCGCGGCTGAAGGAGGCGATCATGGTCTTGTTCTGGGTCAGCTTCTCACAGGCATCATCGGTGGTGTAACCGCCAGACAGGGCCACGACGCGCACCACATTGGCGTGGGCTGCCAGATCGTCATAAAGACCGGCCTCGGTCGGGATGGTCAGCTTCAGTGCCACTTTGGTATCGGTGGGTAGGGCGTTCAACTCGGCCAAGATCGCGTCTTTCAGCAGCGCTTCAGCTTCGGCTTTGGTGGCGGAGTGGATGTCCACTTCCGGCTCGATGATCGGCAGCAGGCCGGCGGCTGCGATCTGACGGCCAACGATGAACTGCTGACCCACGACATTCTTGATACCGGTGGCATTGGCACCCTTGATGACGGAGCGCATCTTGGTGCCGAAAATCCCGGCCTTCACGGCACGCGACAGCAGCGCATCAAGATCAGGCATCGGTTTCATGGTCTGGGCGTCGTCCGCCTCATCCGCGAGGCCTTTGTCTACCTTGAGGAAGGGCACAACGCCGCATTTGTCCCAGAGGTAGGCAGGCACCGCTGTGCCATCGATCGCCGCATCCATGGTCTTTTCAAACAGGATCGCGCCAAGGATCTTGTCGCTGTTGAAATCGGGCGCGGTGATGATCCGGGCGCGCATCTTCTGGATTTCGCCGAACATCTCGTCATCATTGCTATAGGCGTCTTCGGTCACACCATAGAGCGCCAGCGCCTTCGGGGTGGAGCCGCCGGACTGGTCAAGCGCCGCGATGAAGCCCTTGCCGTTTGCGATACGATCAAGCTGTGCGGTCTGGGTCGAGGTTTCTTGCGCCATAGGTCGGGTCTCCACGAAAAGGGATTGTCTGTCTGGCCCCGTCTATACCGCGCCTGCGGCAGGAAACAACTATTAGCATCAGGTGGTTGCGCTAACGCCGTCGCTAACATGACGCGTGGGCAAGAAAAAAGGCAGACCGCGCGGGCCTGCCTTTTTCGTTGTAATGATCTGTGGCGCATGCGGCGCCGGGCGTCACACCAGACGCGAGGCTTCCTTGGCGGCGCGCACGAAATCGTCGAACAGCGGGTGCGGATCAAACGGTTTCGATTTCAGCTCCGGATGGAACTGCACGCCGATGAACCAGGGATGATCGGACCATTCGACGATTTCCGGCAGGCGACCATCGGGGGACATGCCGGAGAATTTGAGGCCACAGGCCTCCAGCTGCTCGCGGTATTTGGTGTCCACCTCATAGCGGTGACGGTGGCGTTCCTCGATCTTGGTGGTGCCATAGACCTCGGCCACTTTGGAGCCTTCGGCCAGCGTGGCGTTGTAGGACCCCAGACGCATGGTGCCGCCCTTGTCGTCATCGACCTTGCGCGCGACAGTATGGTTGCCCTGCACCCATTCTTTCAGGTGATAGACAACCGGCTCAAAGCGTTTCTTGCCCGCCTCATGGTCGAATTCTTCGGAACCCGCCTCGGAGATACCTGCAACGTTGCGCGCAGCCTCAATCACGGCCATCTGCATGCCAAGGCAGATGCCCAGATAGGGCAGCTTGTGCTCGCGGGCATATTGCGCGGCCTTGATTTTGCCTTCTGTGCCGCGCTCGCCAAAGCCGCCGGGAACCAGAATGGCGTTGTAGCCTTGCAGGTAAGGGGCTGCGTCTTCCTTGTCGAACAGCTCGGCATCGACCCATTCGATCTTCACCTTCACGCGGTTCGACATGCCACCATGGGTCAGTGCCTCGGCGATGGATTTATAGGCGTCTTCCAGCTGGGTGTATTTGCCCACGATGGCGATTTTGACCTCGCCTTCGGG encodes the following:
- a CDS encoding pyridoxal-phosphate-dependent aminotransferase family protein, encoding MTAGVSLAAGRGYLAIPGPSVIPDAVLQAMHRPSPNIYAGELVEMTATLIPDLRRVARTDHNVAIYISNGHGAWEAALQNTLRPGDTVLVASSGRFAIGWSEMAEALGIEVELLDFGTGAPWDMDRIASHLAADRAHRIKAVLAVHVDTSSSIRNDVAAMRAALDACDHPALLMADCIASLGCDRFEMDAWGVDVMVSACQKGLMVPAGMGFVFFSPKAAEARSRLPRVSRYWDWQPRANPEEFYQYFGGTAPTHHLYGLRAALDLVHAEGMEAVWARHHHLARAIWAACDAWGAGGPLRMNVQDEGLRSNAVTSLHLGGDHATRLRAWVEQTLGLTLGIGLGMAPPNSPEWHGFLRLGHMGHVNGQMIMGLLGGVDAGLKALEIPHGSGALEAAASVIAGAGSMETKAPSGRSCCG
- a CDS encoding pyridoxal phosphate-dependent aminotransferase, with the translated sequence MTQPRYTPLAQSLPASVPFVGPETQERQRGAVFKARLGANENIFGPSPKAIAAMQDSLGEIWKYGDAESHELRAALAAHHGIAPKNIMIGEGIDGLLGYLVRLLIGEGDPVVTSLGAYPTFNYHVAGFGGVLHTVPYKGNHEDPVALFARAADVGAKLVYLANPDNPMGSWHSGADLLAAMDALPEGCLLLLDEAYIDCAPEGTALPIDIDDPRVIRTRTFSKAYGMAGARVGYVLAEAELIAAFNKVRNHFGMNRTAQIGALAALQDQDWLVEVLDRISTARDRIGEIARDNGLTPLPSATNFVAIDCGRDGAFAKTVLDGLVDQGVFVRMPFAAPQNRCIRVSCGPEDQLNAFARALPVALARARNG
- a CDS encoding crotonase/enoyl-CoA hydratase family protein is translated as MARVSVEIEDHIARVTLTRGDKMNALDSQMIEEIIAAGESLMDSKARVVVLSGEGKAFCAGLDLMSFAQMGLQNPEEWLMSRSHGDANQVQQVAMVWRRLPMPVIAAINGVAFGGGLQLALGADIRIAAPDAGFSVMEMKWGIVPDMGGMVLLPQLLRSDVLRRLTYTAEKVSAPQALDWGLVTELAEDPVARAHELATVIAGQSPAAIRAAKALIETAEASTDRAEVLLEESRVQVGLIGKPEQMEVVAAQMQKRAPKFD
- a CDS encoding fructose bisphosphate aldolase gives rise to the protein MAQETSTQTAQLDRIANGKGFIAALDQSGGSTPKALALYGVTEDAYSNDDEMFGEIQKMRARIITAPDFNSDKILGAILFEKTMDAAIDGTAVPAYLWDKCGVVPFLKVDKGLADEADDAQTMKPMPDLDALLSRAVKAGIFGTKMRSVIKGANATGIKNVVGQQFIVGRQIAAAGLLPIIEPEVDIHSATKAEAEALLKDAILAELNALPTDTKVALKLTIPTEAGLYDDLAAHANVVRVVALSGGYTTDDACEKLTQNKTMIASFSRALTEGLNVTMSDDDYNAALGSNIDKIYRASI